A part of Coleofasciculaceae cyanobacterium genomic DNA contains:
- a CDS encoding Lrp/AsnC family transcriptional regulator: MKKDRESEIENLELDSIDRDIIDLLRTDGRMSFREIARHLDIPEATIRYRVQRLLQSETIEILARPNPAKMGNTNIIILWLTVKNNCIEAVAETLTQLEEVRFVAITAGSNNIVVDVYCGTQEKLFPFFQKLHQIEGIITYESQTILKLLKAEYKYTLS, translated from the coding sequence ATGAAAAAGGATCGAGAGTCCGAAATAGAAAATTTAGAATTAGACTCTATAGATCGAGACATTATCGATCTACTTCGTACTGATGGGCGAATGTCTTTTCGGGAAATCGCTCGACATCTAGACATCCCAGAGGCTACAATTCGCTATCGAGTACAGCGTCTTTTACAGTCAGAAACTATTGAGATATTAGCCCGACCTAATCCCGCTAAGATGGGAAACACTAATATTATTATTCTCTGGCTGACGGTTAAAAATAATTGTATTGAAGCTGTCGCCGAAACTCTAACACAGCTTGAAGAGGTGCGATTTGTCGCGATTACGGCTGGAAGTAATAACATCGTTGTCGATGTTTATTGTGGGACACAAGAAAAGCTATTTCCTTTTTTTCAGAAACTTCACCAAATTGAAGGCATTATTACATATGAATCTCAAACTATTTTAAAATTGCTCAAAGCGGAATACAAGTACACCTTGTCTTGA
- a CDS encoding polysaccharide deacetylase: protein MTYSWSKNRRCAAVLSFDVDGESGILAEGPKMSQRLSAITWARYGPKTGVPRILDMLKKQEVKATFFVPGYTAELYPDLIKRISDEGHEIGVHGYLHEKVSDLNLIQEETALVKTCDILEKITGIRPIGYRAPLWDVNDRTPELLASHGMVYDSSLMDDDVPYTISTKKGDLVEIPVHWTNDDWEQFAFHMNPSIGSGVIETCAKALQLWQEEVEGMHHYGGAFILTMHPELIGRPARVLMLERLIEYIRSFDGVWLTTCEEIAHHHQQQSLTASMSEVGF from the coding sequence ATGACGTATAGTTGGTCGAAAAATCGACGTTGTGCTGCGGTTCTTAGCTTTGATGTAGATGGAGAATCAGGCATACTTGCAGAAGGTCCAAAAATGTCTCAAAGGTTATCGGCGATCACTTGGGCAAGATATGGTCCTAAAACAGGCGTTCCTCGTATTTTGGATATGCTTAAGAAACAAGAGGTTAAAGCTACTTTTTTTGTTCCTGGCTACACCGCAGAATTATATCCAGACTTAATTAAAAGAATTAGCGATGAGGGTCACGAAATTGGCGTACACGGTTATTTGCACGAAAAGGTATCCGACTTAAATTTAATTCAAGAAGAAACGGCACTAGTCAAAACCTGCGATATCTTAGAAAAGATTACAGGCATCAGACCTATTGGTTATCGCGCACCTCTTTGGGATGTAAACGACCGTACCCCAGAACTTTTGGCAAGTCACGGTATGGTTTATGACTCTTCTTTAATGGATGATGATGTTCCTTATACCATTTCAACTAAAAAAGGCGATTTAGTTGAAATTCCCGTTCACTGGACAAATGATGATTGGGAACAGTTTGCGTTTCACATGAATCCCTCAATTGGAAGTGGAGTAATTGAAACTTGCGCCAAAGCTTTACAACTATGGCAAGAAGAAGTTGAAGGGATGCACCACTATGGAGGAGCTTTTATTTTAACTATGCACCCAGAACTAATTGGTAGACCAGCTAGAGTTTTAATGTTGGAGAGGCTGATCGAATATATACGATCGTTTGATGGCGTTTGGTTGACTACCTGCGAAGAGATTGCCCACCATCATCAACAACAAAGT